A part of Dehalogenimonas sp. W genomic DNA contains:
- a CDS encoding ABC transporter permease: MVVVSLGATGFSDRMLQATVNEEVRAVRIGLAQTIRDPLLLEQAVAERRLQLEAFYSLDKPWYYRLPDTVRRVVTFDLGEARTLRSTEGSSRVVDLLAERLSNTVLLITTASVITAILGLIIGPRLASRAGSRLDRFSCLVLAVSYALPAWWVGIFMVLIFAFEWGIFPYGGMVSAPSPDGIIARVGDTLWHAALPVITLVLVSFGSWAYSVRTMVLNTAQEPFVTVGRAKGLPENILERRYILRAAAPPIITSLILGLAGSLGGAILTETVFNWPGMGRLYYDAIIAADETVIVALTFVFTLIYLVARFVLEILYIWLDPRIRYA; this comes from the coding sequence ATGGTTGTGGTTTCACTGGGCGCTACCGGATTTTCTGATCGGATGCTGCAGGCTACCGTTAACGAGGAAGTCAGGGCCGTCCGCATCGGGCTGGCGCAGACGATTCGGGATCCGTTGCTGCTGGAACAGGCGGTCGCAGAGCGCAGATTACAACTAGAAGCATTTTATAGCCTTGATAAACCTTGGTATTACCGTTTGCCGGACACTGTTCGCAGGGTTGTTACCTTTGATCTTGGCGAAGCCCGTACGCTCCGTAGTACCGAAGGCAGTTCCCGTGTAGTTGATTTGCTGGCTGAACGTTTGAGCAATACGGTATTACTCATTACTACTGCATCGGTTATTACTGCCATTTTAGGCTTGATCATCGGTCCCCGTCTGGCTTCCAGAGCAGGGTCCCGACTGGACCGTTTCAGTTGTCTGGTATTGGCTGTTTCATATGCTTTGCCGGCCTGGTGGGTCGGGATTTTTATGGTGCTGATATTTGCTTTTGAATGGGGCATATTTCCCTATGGCGGTATGGTATCAGCCCCTTCCCCCGATGGTATTATCGCCAGAGTTGGTGACACCTTGTGGCACGCTGCTTTACCCGTCATAACTCTGGTCCTGGTTTCCTTCGGTTCCTGGGCATATTCCGTACGCACTATGGTTTTGAATACCGCCCAAGAGCCCTTTGTTACTGTGGGCCGGGCCAAGGGTTTGCCGGAAAACATCTTGGAGCGGCGTTATATATTAAGAGCCGCCGCGCCTCCTATTATAACCAGCCTGATACTGGGTCTGGCCGGTTCGTTGGGTGGTGCGATTTTGACGGAAACAGTATTTAACTGGCCGGGTATGGGTCGGCTCTATTATGACGCCATTATTGCTGCCGATGAAACTGTAATCGTGGCTCTGACTTTTGTATTTACCCTGATTTATCTGGTCGCCAGGTTTGTATTAGAAATTTTATACATCTGGCTGGATCCCAGGATTAGGTACGCCTAA
- a CDS encoding oligopeptide/dipeptide ABC transporter ATP-binding protein, with the protein MPESEFTRKIRWKKLAWVPQNTKGSLDPRYSINDHFEELFQIHNVPDALHNTAELLDSVGLSSSIRWSIPDRLSGGEIQRSCIALALALSPSLLILDEPTSALDPSLKGQIIALLGTLKTQRDASYLFITHDIHQAISLCEEFIVLYAGHIMEQGSRESVFNNPIHPYTKKLLECVSFNIASAPPKYITGEPPRLGDLPPGCPFWPRCEKADAECKASLPLLEDKGSGHYAACFKS; encoded by the coding sequence ATGCCGGAATCGGAATTCACTCGTAAAATTCGCTGGAAGAAGCTTGCCTGGGTACCTCAAAATACCAAAGGCTCGCTGGACCCGAGATATTCCATCAATGATCATTTTGAAGAATTATTTCAAATTCACAACGTACCAGATGCCCTTCACAATACGGCTGAACTGTTAGACAGTGTTGGTCTCAGCTCAAGCATCCGATGGTCAATCCCGGATAGACTGAGCGGCGGAGAAATCCAGCGATCTTGTATCGCTTTAGCCCTGGCATTAAGTCCTTCATTACTAATATTGGATGAGCCGACGTCAGCCTTAGACCCAAGCTTAAAGGGACAAATTATTGCTTTGCTGGGAACATTGAAAACACAGCGAGACGCGTCATATCTATTCATTACACACGATATTCACCAGGCAATTTCGCTATGCGAAGAGTTCATTGTACTCTATGCCGGGCACATAATGGAACAAGGCAGTCGTGAATCCGTTTTTAATAATCCGATCCATCCATATACTAAAAAACTGCTGGAATGCGTTTCCTTCAATATCGCAAGTGCGCCGCCGAAATATATAACAGGCGAACCGCCGCGACTTGGTGACCTGCCACCTGGATGCCCTTTTTGGCCCAGATGTGAAAAAGCTGACGCAGAATGTAAGGCATCTTTACCATTGCTTGAAGACAAGGGGAGCGGTCACTACGCGGCTTGCTTTAAGTCTTAA
- the glp gene encoding gephyrin-like molybdotransferase Glp, with protein sequence MKPFGQLLDFDSALQTVLAETMVINTNESVDLDDLAGRVLAEDLYAAMSIPPFNRAAMDGYAVIATDTFGAGRRDPRQLTIVGHVFAGDSPSLNLKAGEAIQIATGAPMPDGADAVVMVEETEKSGDVVKVFKAVYPGANIGRVGEDIKKGERVLAQGTVFDAGKIGVLASQGLSRATVLTKPRVAVMPTGEEIAAFDSELRAGQIYDINSHTIAAVIRQSGGKPEKMPIAEDKPDRLQAAIEKSLDADMVVISGGSSVGERDLMFGILEKLGKVLFHGIQIKPGKPTMFAVVRGKPVLGMPGYPTSCLINAYLLLAPAVRKMAGLPHDEGRIIEAGLSQSVPGAVGRRQFLPVKVENGKAIPLFKESGAITATADADGYLDIPQNVDILEKGEKVIVRLFAR encoded by the coding sequence ATGAAGCCTTTCGGCCAATTGCTGGATTTTGATTCGGCGCTTCAAACGGTACTAGCCGAAACCATGGTAATTAACACGAATGAGTCTGTTGACTTGGATGATCTGGCCGGGCGTGTTTTGGCGGAGGACCTTTATGCCGCGATGTCAATTCCTCCTTTCAACCGGGCAGCCATGGACGGTTATGCGGTTATCGCCACTGATACCTTTGGTGCAGGACGACGGGATCCGCGTCAATTAACAATTGTTGGCCATGTTTTTGCCGGAGATTCTCCTTCATTAAATTTGAAAGCGGGCGAAGCTATTCAGATAGCGACAGGGGCTCCTATGCCGGACGGTGCCGATGCTGTAGTCATGGTGGAGGAAACCGAAAAATCCGGTGATGTTGTCAAGGTATTTAAAGCCGTGTATCCCGGGGCCAATATCGGTCGGGTCGGGGAAGATATTAAAAAAGGCGAGCGCGTCCTGGCTCAAGGTACTGTTTTTGATGCTGGCAAGATTGGAGTTCTGGCCTCCCAGGGCTTGTCACGAGCCACGGTCCTAACTAAACCAAGAGTGGCCGTTATGCCTACCGGCGAGGAAATCGCTGCTTTTGACTCAGAGTTGAGAGCTGGACAGATTTACGATATAAATTCACATACAATCGCCGCGGTCATCCGTCAAAGCGGAGGCAAACCTGAAAAAATGCCTATTGCAGAAGATAAGCCTGACCGTCTCCAGGCCGCCATTGAGAAGTCTTTAGATGCCGACATGGTGGTTATTTCTGGCGGTTCTTCAGTCGGTGAACGTGATTTAATGTTCGGTATATTGGAAAAACTTGGCAAAGTCTTGTTCCACGGCATCCAGATAAAACCAGGGAAACCGACTATGTTTGCCGTTGTCAGGGGTAAACCGGTGCTCGGAATGCCCGGGTATCCAACCTCCTGTTTGATTAACGCCTATTTGTTGCTGGCCCCGGCGGTTAGGAAAATGGCCGGGTTACCGCACGATGAAGGGCGGATAATCGAAGCTGGCCTGAGCCAAAGTGTGCCCGGCGCCGTTGGGCGTCGCCAATTTTTGCCAGTCAAAGTTGAAAACGGAAAAGCTATACCATTGTTTAAGGAATCCGGTGCCATTACTGCAACCGCGGACGCTGACGGTTATCTGGACATTCCCCAAAACGTGGATATTCTGGAAAAAGGCGAAAAAGTCATTGTTCGCCTTTTTGCTCGTTAA
- a CDS encoding MogA/MoaB family molybdenum cofactor biosynthesis protein, whose product MGHIDHKEHSPVSVAFGLITVSDSRTEDTDESGRFMAGTLKDNGHLVSCYRLLKNDASAITTALREMLKDPDVQIVVFSGGTGLSHRDLTVETVSPLLDKFMPGFGELFRLLTWETIGSPSIMSRAIGGVIGEKVVLCLPGSLNAVRLAMEKIILPEAGHMVREAGR is encoded by the coding sequence ATGGGGCATATTGATCATAAGGAACATTCTCCGGTCTCAGTCGCCTTTGGTCTGATTACCGTGTCAGATTCAAGAACTGAAGATACCGATGAATCGGGCCGTTTTATGGCCGGGACATTGAAGGACAACGGTCATTTGGTCTCCTGTTACCGTCTTCTTAAAAACGACGCTTCAGCCATTACAACAGCCCTTCGGGAAATGCTAAAAGACCCTGATGTTCAGATTGTAGTATTCAGCGGTGGTACTGGATTATCTCATCGTGATTTGACTGTGGAAACGGTATCCCCGCTGCTGGACAAATTTATGCCGGGGTTTGGCGAACTTTTCCGGCTTTTAACATGGGAAACCATCGGCAGTCCTTCAATTATGAGCCGGGCAATCGGTGGCGTTATTGGGGAAAAGGTGGTGCTGTGCCTGCCCGGCTCGCTGAACGCTGTCAGATTAGCGATGGAAAAGATAATTTTACCGGAAGCCGGACATATGGTTCGTGAGGCTGGCCGTTGA
- a CDS encoding type IV pilus twitching motility protein PilT has product MSQIDEWLRLLVEQGGSDLHLRVPSPPVIRVDGELLILEQYPNLKTGDLELILDEIAKPEQKETFLNEKELDFAYGIAGLARFRVSVMRQRGSLSMAFRQVPFQVLSMEKLGVPAICKNLIMKPRGMILVCGPTGSGKSTTMAAMVDYLNQNAARNVITIEDPIEYLHSNKKCLIAQRDLGDDTKAFAVALKHALRHDPDVIVVGEMRDLETISTAISAAETGHLVVGTLHTTDAAQTVDRVIDIFPPSQQQQIRLQFSQVLEAVLVQTLVPRLNAKGRVPAFEVMTATPAVRNLIREQKTHELTNVIQLSGKDGMMTLDQSLADLMRKNLVAKDEALLKSSHPEKLEKLLQYQATAGFR; this is encoded by the coding sequence ATGTCCCAAATTGATGAATGGTTGCGCTTGTTGGTGGAGCAGGGAGGGTCTGATCTTCACCTGCGGGTTCCCAGTCCGCCTGTAATCCGGGTTGACGGTGAGTTGTTGATTTTGGAACAGTATCCCAATCTCAAAACCGGTGATTTGGAACTAATTTTGGACGAGATAGCCAAGCCGGAGCAAAAAGAGACTTTTTTAAACGAAAAAGAATTGGATTTCGCTTATGGCATCGCCGGTCTCGCCAGGTTTAGGGTCAGTGTGATGAGGCAACGTGGCTCTTTGTCAATGGCGTTTCGGCAAGTGCCGTTCCAGGTGTTGTCCATGGAAAAACTTGGGGTGCCGGCTATCTGTAAAAATTTGATTATGAAACCCCGCGGCATGATTCTGGTCTGCGGCCCAACCGGGTCAGGTAAATCAACTACCATGGCCGCGATGGTGGATTATCTTAATCAGAATGCTGCGCGTAATGTCATTACCATTGAGGACCCCATTGAGTATCTGCACTCAAACAAGAAATGCCTGATTGCTCAGCGGGACCTGGGAGATGATACCAAAGCCTTCGCGGTGGCGCTGAAACATGCTTTGCGGCATGACCCGGATGTCATCGTCGTCGGTGAAATGCGTGATTTGGAAACTATTTCCACGGCTATCTCTGCGGCTGAAACCGGACATCTTGTTGTGGGGACACTCCATACTACGGATGCCGCTCAGACAGTTGACCGCGTTATTGATATTTTCCCGCCGTCTCAACAACAACAAATACGCCTGCAGTTCAGCCAGGTTCTTGAAGCTGTTCTGGTCCAGACACTGGTTCCCAGACTGAACGCAAAAGGGCGTGTTCCGGCTTTTGAAGTCATGACGGCCACTCCGGCCGTCAGGAATTTAATCCGCGAGCAGAAGACCCACGAACTGACCAACGTCATCCAACTCTCCGGTAAGGACGGTATGATGACACTTGATCAATCCTTAGCAGACTTGATGCGAAAGAACCTGGTAGCTAAGGATGAAGCACTATTGAAGAGCAGCCACCCGGAAAAACTGGAGAAGTTACTGCAATATCAAGCTACCGCCGGCTTCAGATAG
- a CDS encoding MerR family transcriptional regulator has protein sequence MTLILKGTKYYRTAEVCEMAGISRTTLFRWLKSDLLGESVARDRRGWRLFTEQEVEQLKAEANRVDEPAD, from the coding sequence ATGACATTGATATTAAAAGGAACTAAATATTACCGGACCGCCGAGGTTTGCGAAATGGCCGGAATCAGCCGTACGACATTGTTTCGCTGGTTAAAGAGTGATCTACTTGGTGAAAGCGTTGCCCGCGATCGCCGGGGCTGGAGACTGTTCACGGAGCAAGAAGTTGAGCAGCTAAAAGCTGAAGCTAATAGGGTTGATGAGCCGGCCGATTAA
- a CDS encoding M20 family metallopeptidase, whose amino-acid sequence MQISLLEQKQALISSVDRQAPRLKEIALLIHANPELGFQEKQAADWIIEYLQSNVFNVERNIAGLKTAFRATYGSGKPVVAFLGEYDALPDVGHACGHNLIATAGAGAAVAAKQLADTCDGQIQFIGTPAEELFGGKIIMAQQGVFDNIDAALMVHPESGPNVATARALACVTLYVEYFGKEAHAAAEPAEGINALDAMTIAYSAVSALRQHIRPTARVHGIITDGGHAANVVPGYTAGSFLVRAGDMEYLDSLKVRVLDCFRAGSLATGAELKYRWDPLAYEPLLNNPTLAGLFTANVETLGREIMLEDSNQSFGSTDMGNVSRVVPGLHGFISIAPTGVIGHTREFAAAAASPEGLSGMLDAAKALAMTTADLFVNPDTLKRVKEDFMMGINS is encoded by the coding sequence ATGCAGATAAGTTTACTCGAACAAAAACAGGCTCTGATATCCAGCGTCGACCGTCAGGCACCAAGACTGAAAGAAATTGCTTTACTAATCCACGCCAACCCCGAACTCGGATTTCAGGAAAAGCAGGCGGCCGACTGGATAATTGAGTATCTCCAATCAAACGTCTTCAATGTTGAACGCAACATCGCCGGATTAAAAACGGCCTTCCGGGCTACCTATGGCAGCGGGAAACCAGTGGTGGCTTTTCTGGGTGAGTATGATGCCCTGCCGGACGTCGGTCACGCCTGCGGGCATAATCTAATCGCTACTGCCGGTGCCGGTGCCGCTGTTGCCGCCAAACAACTGGCGGACACCTGCGACGGACAGATACAATTTATTGGCACACCTGCGGAAGAGCTTTTCGGCGGTAAAATCATCATGGCGCAACAAGGCGTCTTTGACAACATTGACGCCGCCTTAATGGTTCATCCAGAGTCTGGGCCCAACGTGGCGACGGCCCGTGCTTTAGCCTGCGTCACGCTTTATGTAGAATACTTCGGCAAGGAAGCTCACGCCGCAGCCGAACCCGCCGAAGGGATCAATGCGCTGGATGCCATGACGATCGCTTACTCAGCGGTTAGTGCTTTGAGACAGCATATCAGACCGACAGCACGGGTCCACGGCATCATCACCGACGGCGGCCATGCCGCTAATGTAGTCCCCGGGTACACTGCTGGAAGTTTTCTGGTAAGAGCTGGCGATATGGAATATCTGGATAGCCTTAAGGTCCGCGTACTGGACTGCTTTCGAGCCGGCTCGCTCGCAACCGGTGCCGAACTGAAATACCGATGGGATCCCCTTGCCTATGAACCGTTGCTTAACAACCCGACGCTTGCCGGTTTATTTACCGCTAATGTAGAGACACTGGGTCGTGAAATAATGCTGGAAGACAGCAATCAGTCGTTTGGCAGTACCGATATGGGCAATGTCAGCCGAGTGGTACCGGGATTGCATGGTTTTATTTCCATAGCGCCGACCGGAGTTATCGGACATACCCGTGAGTTTGCTGCGGCTGCCGCGTCCCCTGAAGGATTATCGGGCATGCTGGATGCAGCCAAGGCGCTGGCAATGACAACTGCTGACCTGTTTGTTAATCCGGATACCTTGAAGCGAGTTAAGGAAGATTTCATGATGGGAATCAATTCCTGA
- a CDS encoding acyl-CoA dehydratase activase, translating to MGFFLGIDAGSISTKAAVLDDNDNVILTCQIPTGGDPLAAACQLRTTVNHAIGETPEKLAVTGSARELVGTKLGASIIKNEITCQALAAEYFLPGVRTVIEMGGQDSKLIIVSGGLVQDFAMNTVCAAGTGSFLEHQASRLGLSIEAFAEIGNNPQEPVNITGRCTVFAESDMIHAQQSGASTSSIIYGLCLALVRNFLSDTRRINRLVSPIMFQGGVARNQAMVRAFEKTFDQKLHIPDGPEMTGAIGAALIQKRQLAHNIR from the coding sequence ATGGGTTTCTTCTTAGGCATTGATGCCGGGTCAATCAGCACCAAAGCCGCCGTTCTGGACGACAATGATAATGTCATACTTACATGCCAAATACCCACAGGAGGCGACCCACTGGCTGCGGCTTGCCAACTTCGGACAACGGTTAATCATGCTATTGGCGAAACCCCGGAAAAACTTGCGGTTACCGGCAGCGCCCGGGAATTGGTAGGAACAAAACTTGGCGCTTCTATCATTAAAAACGAAATAACCTGCCAGGCTTTGGCTGCTGAATATTTTTTACCGGGTGTCCGGACGGTAATAGAAATGGGCGGGCAAGACTCTAAATTGATCATTGTCAGCGGCGGTTTGGTTCAGGATTTTGCCATGAACACCGTCTGCGCCGCCGGCACCGGGTCCTTCCTGGAACATCAGGCCAGCCGTCTGGGTTTGTCCATTGAGGCGTTCGCCGAAATCGGCAACAATCCCCAGGAGCCGGTAAATATTACCGGCCGATGCACCGTATTTGCTGAATCGGATATGATACACGCTCAGCAATCAGGCGCTTCAACCAGCAGTATCATCTATGGATTATGTTTAGCGTTGGTGCGGAACTTCCTGAGTGACACCAGACGGATTAATCGTCTGGTGTCACCTATCATGTTTCAAGGCGGCGTCGCCCGTAATCAGGCCATGGTACGGGCTTTTGAAAAAACTTTTGACCAAAAATTGCATATTCCCGACGGCCCTGAAATGACCGGCGCAATCGGCGCGGCCTTGATACAAAAGCGTCAATTAGCGCATAATATAAGGTAG